GCGCGGCCTGGTCTCGTTCCGCTTCCGCCACCAGGTGGACGAGCTGACGGTCACCGGCGGCCGCGTCGACGGTGTGCGGGGCGGTGTCCTGGAACCCAGCGACGCACCGCGCGGGACTCCCAGTTCTCGCACCAGGGTCGGGGACTTCGAGCTGCACGCCCCGGTCGTGGTCGTCACCTCCGGCGGCATCGGCGGCAACCACGACCTGGTCCGGCAGAACTGGCCCGAGTGGCTGGGAGAACCGCCGAAGCGCATGGTGACCGGCGTCCCGGCCCACGTGGACGGCCGCATGCTGGCGATCAGCGAGCGGGCCGGGGCCCGGCTGGTCAACCGGGACCGGATGTGGCACTACACGGAAGGCTTGATCAACCACAGCCCGATCTGGCCCGGTCACGGCATCCGGGTGCTGGCCGCGCCCTCGTCGCTGTGGTTCGACGCCCGCGGCCGCCGGTTCCCGAACCCCGGCATCCCCAGCTACGACACGCTCGGCACGCTCAAGCTCATCCAGGACACCGGCTACGACCACTCCTGGTTCGTGCTCAACAAGCGGATCATCGACAAGGAGTTCGTGCTCTCCGGGTCCGAGCAGAACCCCGAGCTGACCCGCAAGGACCTCGCGGGCTACCTGGCGAGCCGGCTGCTCAACGACACGCCGCCACCGGTGAAGGCGTTCCTGGACCGCGGCGAGGACTTCGTCACCGCCTCGACGGTGCCCGAGCTGGTGGCCGGGATGAACCGGTTGGTCGGGGCGGACCTCATCGACGCCGGCGAGCTGGAGCACCAGATCGTGTTGCGGGACCGCCAGGTGGACAACAACTTCACCAAGGACGACCAGATCATGGGCATCCGCAACTCGCTGGCCTACCTCGGCGACAGCGTCGTGCGCACCACGCCCCTGCACAAGGTCCTGGACCCGGCGGCGGGCCCGCTCATCGCGATCCGGATGAACATCCTGACCCGCAAGACGCTCGGCGGTCTGCAGACCGACCTGTCCGGCCGCGTCCTGGACGCGCAGGCCCAGCCGATCCCCGGCCTGTACGCCGCGGGTGAGGTGGCGGGCTTCGGCGGCGGTGGGGTGCACGGCTACCGCGCGCTGGAAGGCACCTTCCTCGGCGGCTGCCTGTTCTCCGGTCGCCAGGCGGGCCGGGCCGCGGCCGAGGCGACGGCCTGAGCGGGAGTCCACTGAGGACGGACCGGGGCGCCGCGGCGGTGCCTCGGGCGCGGTGCCTAGCGGGCCACCAGCGGACCGATGAGCAGCCGGGCCGCCCGCCGGATGTCGGCCTCGGCCTGCTCGACCGGGGTCTTGCCGCTGAGGCTGGAGACGAGCACCCCCCACCAGCTGTAGACGAGCAGGCGGACGGTGCTGCGCACGTCCTCGTCGGGCGCGACGCGGCTCAGGGTACGCAGGATCGCCCGGTACAGCGCCGAATCCCCTTCCGGGGCGCCGAAGGGCTCCAGCGCGTAGCGGGCGGCGGTGCTCTGCACCATCGCCGCGCAGAGCCGGGGCCGGCGCAGCAGCTCGTGGCACGACGACACCAGCACCTCCCCGATGTCGGCCACCAGGTCCTCGCCGCCGGCCGGGCTCAGCCGGTCCACGAACGCGCTGAGCTGCTCCTCGAAGACCGCGGCGAACAGGTGCGTCTTGGACGGGAAGTAGCGGTAGAGCGTGCCGATGGCCACCCCGGCGTCCTTGGCCACCTCGTTCATCTGCACGCGGTCGAAGTCCGCCGTGGCGCCGAGTTCCGCGGCGGCGTGGAGGATGCGGTCGCGGCGCGCGACCTGCCCCTCGGACACCGGCGATGCGGGAGGGCGTGGTCCGGCGATCCTCGCCACTCTTCCCCCCCCTGTTCCGGTCACGCGTGGTCTGCTCCCAGGGTAGGGCAGGCGCTGCTGCTGACCGCCCGGGAGGAGGGCTCCGCGCACCGGCTCGCCCGCACCGCGCCGCCGCACGGTGCTGGGGGGATCCGCCGGTCGTCCCGATCTGGCGGGGTCGCAACGCTGTTCCCGGGAAGGACCGTAGGAGCGGGCGAGTGCGTCCGGGCCGGTCCGTCCCGCCCAGCGGGACCCGGGGTGCACCGCTACGACTGGTCGTCGCTGACCGCGGCCAGGCGGCGCGCGGGCCCGCGCGGGAGGGTGACGTCCTCGCGCGGCGGGGCCGAGGACCCGAACAGCTCGGCCGACACGGCGTGGGCGGCCTGCACGACGAGGGGAGCGACGCGCTCCAGCGGCGCTCGCGCGTCACCGACGAGCGAGATCGCCGCGACCGGGCCGTCCTCGCCGCGCAGCGCCATGCCCACGCAGCCGACCTTCGAGAAGCACTCGCCGCGCTCGAACGCCAGCCCGCGGCGCCGCCGGATCCGGTCCAGCTCCTGGTGCAGGACGGCGAGATCGGTGATGCTGCGCGGGGTGCGGCGCACCGCGCCGGCGTACTCGGCGTCGACGCGTTCCGGTGGCAGCCACGCGAGCATCGCCTTGCCGAGCGCGGTGCAGTGCGCGGGAGCCCGGCCGCCGACGCGGGAGGGCACCTCCACCGCGGACCGGCCCCCGACCTTGTCGAGGTAGTACACGTCGGTGCCGGTGAGGACCGCGAGGTGCACGACCAGGTCGGTGCGGATCGCCAGGTCGTGGAGCACCGGTGCGGCCGCGCTGCGCAGGGCGTTCTGCGCGGGCTCGCGGCCGCCGAGGCCGAGCGCGCGCCCGCCCAGCCGGTACCCGGCGTTCGTGTGCTCGAGCCACCGCAAGCGGACGAGCTGGTCCAGGATCCGGTGCGCCGTGGAACGGGGGAGCCGGGTCCGCCGGGTGACGTCCTCCAGCGTCCGGTGGGTGTGCGGGTGCTCGAACAGGTCCAGGATCAGCGTCATCCGCTCCACCATGGACGGCGGGACCGGCCGCTCGACTGCCGACTCGGCACTCGTCCTCATCGTCGAGGCCATGCCACACCTCTCGATCGGCAGGATTGAAATCAATTCTAGTGCACGCTAGCAGCGACGGACGCGGGCCGGAAGCATCCGAACGGCGAAAACCCCTGTGCCGGACCGGGAGTCCGGTGACAGACGGTGGACAGGGTCCTGCTCCGTTCCGCTCAGCAGGACTGCGCGTTGCGCAGGCGGAGCCGTTGCCCTACCGTCGCGCGCGCCGGGGTGGTGACCGGGGTCCGGACCTGCGACGCGTCCACAGTGGACCACATGTTGTCCCGGGGTGGCTGGAACGGTTCCGCTGGAGGGAGTCCCATGCCCAGTGCGCAGGAGGTGTTCGGCGGTGGTCTCGCCGTGGTGACCGGTGCCGGGGAGGGCATCGGTGCCGGGGCGGTGCGCCACCTGGTCGGCGACCTCGGCATGACCGTCGTCGCCGCCGACTCCGACGAGACCGCGGTGCACCGGCTCGCCGCCGCGCTGGGCGAGCGTGTGGTGCCGCGCGTCGTCGACGTCCGCGACGCCGACGCGGTGGACCGGCTGGCCTGCCAGGTGGAGGAGGAGCTCGGGCCCGTCCGGCTGCTGCTCACCGGCGCCCAGGTCGAGCAGTCCAGCTACCTGTGGGACGTGCCGACGCTGGACTGGCAGCGGGTCGTGGACGTCGGCATCAGCGCCGCCTTCCACGGCATCCGGGCGTTCCTGCCGAGCATGATCTCCTCCGGGCAGCACGCCCACGTGCTCGCGCTCGCCCCGACCGGAGCCGTCACCGCGGTGCCCCGGCGCGGCCCGTGCACCCTGAGCACGCACGCGGTGCTGGCCATGGTCGAGTGCCTGCACCAGGAGATCGCCGAGGTCGGCGCGGACGTGGCGGTCTCCGCGGTGCTGCCGGGGCCGGTGGCGTCCGGTGACCCCCGTGAGGCCGCGGACCCGTCGGCGATGAGCGCCGACGACGCCGCGCGGACCGTCGTCGCGCAGGCCGCGCGCGGCGAGTTCTACATCGCCACCCACCCCGAGGTGCACGAGGCGCTGGCCGCGCGCGCCGGGCAGCTGGCCAACCGGCGCGCCCCGATCACCGCGCAGCACGCCGGGCTGCCCGGGTGACGGCAGCCGATCCGAGGAGGGACCTGTGCCGGAGCCGTCCGTGATCCGCGACGTCGTCGCGCGCTACGTCGAGGGACTGGCGTCGGGGAACGCGGCGGACGTCGCGGCGCTCTACGCGCCCGAGGCCACGCTCGAGGACCCGGTGGGCAGCGGGGTCCACCGCGGCCGGGACGCGATCACCGCGTTCTACGCCGACGTCGAGCGGGTGCGGATGCGCACCGACCTGCTCGCGGTGCGGGTGGCCGGGGACAGCGCCGCCTTCCACTTCCGGGTGCGCACCGAACTCCCGGACGGCGCGGTGGAGGTCGAACCGATCGACGTCATGACCTTCGACGAAGACGGGCGGATCACCAGCATGCGGGCGTTCTGGTCGCCCGAGGACGTGCACCCCGCCGCGTGACCGGGCGGGCGCCCGGCCTCGATCGGGAGTTCGGATGACCATCGCCCCTGGCGCGGGGCGGGCGAGCGCTCGAACAGTGGGGCACGACGGCGGACGCGTCCGGTGGGGGGATCGCATGCACTACTGGGACGGCTGGGGGATCTTCAGCCTGGTGGTGATGGGAGTGGGCACCGTGCTCTTCTGGGCGCTGGTGGTCCTGGCGATCGTCGCCCTCGTGCGCTACCTGCAGCACACCGGCTCCCGGGCCTCCGGGCCCAGCCCCGCCGAGGAGGTGCTGGCCGAGCGCTTCGCCCGTGGGGAGATCGACGAGGAGGAGTACCGGCGGCGGTTGCAGACGCTCACCGAGCACCGACGACGCTGACCAGGGGGAGGACCTGTGCGGTGGGCCGACGTGGTGGGCGTGGACGGTTCGGACGCGGCGCTGGCCGCGGTGCGGTGGGCGGCGGCTGACGCCGCGTTGCACCGGGTCCCGCTGCGGTTGCTCCACGTCGGACCGGACGCCGCCGCGGGGGAGCGGTACGTGTCCGCCGCCTGGAGCACCGCGCTCGAGGTGGCCGACGTCGAGGCGGTGCCGGACGTGCGCCCCGGCGATCCGCGCGAGGTGCTCGTCGAGGAGTCCGCGCAGGCCCGCCGGGTGGTCGTAGGCATCAGCGGGCTCGCCGAGCGCACCGGGTTGCCGGTCGGTTCCACCGCCGAGGTGGTCGCCATGCACGGGCGGTGCCCGGTCGTCGTGGTGCGCGGGCAGGAACCCGACCGGGGCAGCCCCGTGCTGGTCGGGGTCGACGGGTCGCCGGTGGGGGAGACGGCCGTGGCCGTCGCCTTCGCCGAGGCCGCCGCGCGCCGCGTCCCGCTGGTCGCCGTGCACGTGTGGGTCGAGGTCGAGCCCGACCCGTGGGTGCCGGTCGACGGCCGGGACTGGGCCGAGATCGCCGAGTCCGAGCGGGAAGTGCTCGCCGAGCGGCTCGCCGGGTGGCAGGCCGAGCACCCGGACGTCGAGGTGCGGCGGGTGGTCGAGCGGGACCGGCCGGTGCGCTACCTCGTCCAGCACGCCCGGGCCGCGCAGCTGGTCGTGGTGGGCAGCCGCGGTCGGGGCGGGATGACCGGGATGCTGCTGGGGTCGACCAGCCGCGCCCTGCTGCACATGGCACCGTGCCCGGTGCTCATCGCCCGCAACCGCGAGGAGCCGAGCGCGGGGTGAGGCACCTGGCCGCGCGACGGTGACCAACTCCCCTGGTCGCTGCCACCGCGGTGCGGGAACGTCGGTGTCGGTCGGTGCTGCGCCAGGTGAGCCGCTGACGGAGGAGGGGGAAGCAGATGAGTACTGCCACGGGAGGTGCCGCTCGCGGAACGGGTGAGTGGTCGGCCGCGGAGTCGGTGGTGCTCAGCCGAGCGGTCCACCACGCGCCGTCCGTGCACAACATCCGACCGTGGTCGCTGACGCTGCACGACCGGGCCGCCGAGCTGCGGGAACGACCGACCGTCCTCGTGCAGCACGACCCGGACGGCCGCGACCGGCGCATCTCCTGCGGCACGGCGGTGGCGAACCTGGTGCTGGCGATCCGCGGCCTGGGACGCACCGCCGAGGTGGTGCTGTCGTCGTCGGCAGGTCTGGTGGTCGCCACGGCCACCTCGACGGGGCGGGCCGAACCGACCGAGGCGGAGCGCCGTCGCGGTGCC
This region of Saccharopolyspora hordei genomic DNA includes:
- a CDS encoding FAD-binding dehydrogenase gives rise to the protein MDSPEKGRISRRSVLITGGAAAVSAAAWPGTAAAAPVGGSGADADAIVVGAGLAGLVATSELVAAGRKVLLLDQEPEASLGGQAFWSLGGLFFIDSEEQRLAGISDSLELARADWFGNAGFDRDPDDPLGEDHWAARWADAYLEFAATEKRAWLHGMGVRWVPYVGWAERGGQLADGPGNSVPRFHLTLGTGPGVVEPFEKKVREAAERGLVSFRFRHQVDELTVTGGRVDGVRGGVLEPSDAPRGTPSSRTRVGDFELHAPVVVVTSGGIGGNHDLVRQNWPEWLGEPPKRMVTGVPAHVDGRMLAISERAGARLVNRDRMWHYTEGLINHSPIWPGHGIRVLAAPSSLWFDARGRRFPNPGIPSYDTLGTLKLIQDTGYDHSWFVLNKRIIDKEFVLSGSEQNPELTRKDLAGYLASRLLNDTPPPVKAFLDRGEDFVTASTVPELVAGMNRLVGADLIDAGELEHQIVLRDRQVDNNFTKDDQIMGIRNSLAYLGDSVVRTTPLHKVLDPAAGPLIAIRMNILTRKTLGGLQTDLSGRVLDAQAQPIPGLYAAGEVAGFGGGGVHGYRALEGTFLGGCLFSGRQAGRAAAEATA
- a CDS encoding TetR family transcriptional regulator → MSEGQVARRDRILHAAAELGATADFDRVQMNEVAKDAGVAIGTLYRYFPSKTHLFAAVFEEQLSAFVDRLSPAGGEDLVADIGEVLVSSCHELLRRPRLCAAMVQSTAARYALEPFGAPEGDSALYRAILRTLSRVAPDEDVRSTVRLLVYSWWGVLVSSLSGKTPVEQAEADIRRAARLLIGPLVAR
- a CDS encoding IclR family transcriptional regulator yields the protein MASTMRTSAESAVERPVPPSMVERMTLILDLFEHPHTHRTLEDVTRRTRLPRSTAHRILDQLVRLRWLEHTNAGYRLGGRALGLGGREPAQNALRSAAAPVLHDLAIRTDLVVHLAVLTGTDVYYLDKVGGRSAVEVPSRVGGRAPAHCTALGKAMLAWLPPERVDAEYAGAVRRTPRSITDLAVLHQELDRIRRRRGLAFERGECFSKVGCVGMALRGEDGPVAAISLVGDARAPLERVAPLVVQAAHAVSAELFGSSAPPREDVTLPRGPARRLAAVSDDQS
- a CDS encoding SDR family NAD(P)-dependent oxidoreductase; amino-acid sequence: MPSAQEVFGGGLAVVTGAGEGIGAGAVRHLVGDLGMTVVAADSDETAVHRLAAALGERVVPRVVDVRDADAVDRLACQVEEELGPVRLLLTGAQVEQSSYLWDVPTLDWQRVVDVGISAAFHGIRAFLPSMISSGQHAHVLALAPTGAVTAVPRRGPCTLSTHAVLAMVECLHQEIAEVGADVAVSAVLPGPVASGDPREAADPSAMSADDAARTVVAQAARGEFYIATHPEVHEALAARAGQLANRRAPITAQHAGLPG
- a CDS encoding SgcJ/EcaC family oxidoreductase → MPEPSVIRDVVARYVEGLASGNAADVAALYAPEATLEDPVGSGVHRGRDAITAFYADVERVRMRTDLLAVRVAGDSAAFHFRVRTELPDGAVEVEPIDVMTFDEDGRITSMRAFWSPEDVHPAA
- a CDS encoding SHOCT domain-containing protein; translated protein: MHYWDGWGIFSLVVMGVGTVLFWALVVLAIVALVRYLQHTGSRASGPSPAEEVLAERFARGEIDEEEYRRRLQTLTEHRRR
- a CDS encoding universal stress protein, with the protein product MRWADVVGVDGSDAALAAVRWAAADAALHRVPLRLLHVGPDAAAGERYVSAAWSTALEVADVEAVPDVRPGDPREVLVEESAQARRVVVGISGLAERTGLPVGSTAEVVAMHGRCPVVVVRGQEPDRGSPVLVGVDGSPVGETAVAVAFAEAAARRVPLVAVHVWVEVEPDPWVPVDGRDWAEIAESEREVLAERLAGWQAEHPDVEVRRVVERDRPVRYLVQHARAAQLVVVGSRGRGGMTGMLLGSTSRALLHMAPCPVLIARNREEPSAG